One genomic segment of Theobroma cacao cultivar B97-61/B2 chromosome 6, Criollo_cocoa_genome_V2, whole genome shotgun sequence includes these proteins:
- the LOC18596119 gene encoding SKP1-like protein 1A, which produces MASTSKKIILRSSDGETVEVEEAVAVELQTIKHMIEDDCADNEIPIPNVTSEILAKVLEYCKKHVDKGKMGEDELKAWDADFVKVDQNILYHLVLAANYLNIQSLLDLICQTVADMIKGKTPEEIRKTFNIENDFTPEEEEEIRRENQWAFE; this is translated from the coding sequence ATGGCGTCGACTTCGAAGAAGATAATCTTGAGGAGCTCCGATGGAGAGACGGTCGAGGTGGAGGAAGCGGTGGCCGTTGAGTTGCAGACGATCAAGCACATGATCGAAGACGATTGCGCGGACAACGAGATCCCTATCCCCAACGTCACCAGCGAGATCTTGGCCAAGGTCCTCGAGTACTGCAAGAAGCACGTGGACAAGGGAAAGATGGGCGAGGATGAACTAAAGGCGTGGGATGCTGATTTTGTCAAGGTTGACCAAAATATCCTCTACCATCTCGTCTTGGCTGCCAACTATTTGAACATCCAGAGCTTGTTGGACTTGATTTGCCAAACTGTTGCTGACATGATAAAGGGAAAGACACCTGAGGAGATTCGCAAGACCTTCAACATTGAGAATGATTTCACCCCTGAGGAAGAAGAGGAGATTAGGAGGGAGAACCAGTGGGCATTCGAGTGA
- the LOC18596120 gene encoding phospholipase D alpha 4 has product MEGKQKFLHGTLEATIFDATPYIPPFPLNCVLANGKPTYVTIKLDNKKVAKTTLERDRVWNQTFQILCAHPPDSTITITMKTKCSILGKFCIQAGQILNEASLISGFFPLQMENGKTNPELKLRFMLWFKPAEFEPTWGEVLKYGGFQGLRNATFPQRSNCHVMLYQDAHHSSEFQPPFSLCGSPRKLWEDVYKAIEGAKHLIYIAGWSFNPKMVLVRDPQTNIPHAKGIKLGELLKRKAEEGVAVRVMLWNDETSLPFIKNKGVMRTHDEDAFAYFKHTKVRCKLCPRLHHKFPTLFAHHQKTITVDARTYSTSSVNDREIMSFVGGVDLCDGRYDTEQHSLFRTLNTGAHCFDFYQTNISGASLHKGGPREPWHDAHACITGEAAWDVLANFEQRWTKQCDPSLLLPTSSIPNLIRQPFASSISNDRNWKVQVFRSIDHVSVSQLSKNLTVEQSIHEAYVEAIRRAERFIYIENQYFIGGCHLWDKDKHSGCRNLIPVEIALKVASKIKAKERFTVYILIPMWPEGVPDSEPVQDILHWTRETMSIMYKLIGESIKESGEPGHPRDYLNFFCLANRETQSKEEFVPPHSPQPSTQYWNAQKHRRFMVYVHSKVMIVDDLYILIGSANVNQRSMDGRRDTEIAIGCYQLPENPESNNSTTPRDIHAYRMSLWYEHTGLADDVFLEPQSLECVQKVRSLGDQMWQIYANEEEIADMEGVHLVTYPVNVTVDGLTEDVADGGGNFPDTKSPVKGRRSKMLPPIFTT; this is encoded by the exons ATGGAGGGAAAACAAAAGTTCCTCCATGGAACACTTGAAGCTACAATTTTTGATGCAACACCTTACATACCTCCATTTCCATTGAAT TGTGTACTTGCAAATGGAAAGCCAACCTATGTGACCATCAAACTGGACAATAAGAAGGTAGCAAAGACAACCCTTGAGCGTGATCGTGTTTGGAACCAAACCTTCCAAATTCTCTGTGCTCATCCACCTGATTCAACCATCACCATTACAATGAAAACCAAGTGCTCAATCTTAGGAAAATTCTGTATCCAGGCAGGACAAATACTAAATGAAGCTAGTTTGATCAGCGGGTTCTTTCCTCTCCAAATGGAAAATGGTAAAACGAACCCAGAACTCAAGCTAAGGTTCATGTTGTGGTTCAAACCAGCAGAGTTTGAACCAACCTGGGGTGAAGTACTTAAATATGGAGGATTCCAGGGTCTTAGAAATGCTACATTTCCTCAACGGTccaattgccatgtcatgctctATCAAGACGCACATCATAGCTCTGAATTTCAGCCTCCGTTTTCTCTCTGTGGTAGTCCAAGAAAATTATGGGAGGATGTATACAAGGCCATTGAGGGTGCAAAGCATTTAATTTACATTGCAGGCTGGTCTTTCAATCCGAAGATGGTTCTG GTCCGAGATCCTCAAACTAATATTCCACATGCAAAAGGAAtaaagcttggtgaattgTTGAAACGAAAAGCTGAAGAAGGTGTTGCAGTAAGAGTTATGCTTTGGAATGATGAAACTTCCTTACCATTTATCAAGAACAAAGGAGTAATGAGAACACACGATGAAGATGCTTTTGCGTACTTCAAACACACCAAAGTCAGATGCAAGTTATGCCCAAGATTGCACCATAAGTTCCCAACACTCTTTGCTCACCATCAAAAGACTATAACTGTTGATGCTAGAACTTATAGTACTTCTTCAGTAAACGATAGGGAAATCATGAGCTTTGTCGGTGGAGTAGATCTTTGCGATGGCCGGTATGATACAGAGCAACATTCCTTGTTTCGCACACTTAATACAGGAGCTCATTGTTTTGATTTCTATCAAACAAATATATCTGGAGCCAGCCTTCACAAAGGAGGACCAAGGGAACCATGGCACGATGCTCACGCCTGCATAACTGGGGAAGCTGCTTGGGATGTGCTGGCCAATTTTGAGCAAAGATGGACGAAGCAATGTGACCCTTCTTTGTTATTGCCTACAAGCTCCATACCGAATCTCATACGCCAGCCTTTTGCTTCAAGCATTTCCAACGACAGGAATTGGAAGGTACAAGTATTTAGATCAATTGACCATGTCTCGGTTAGCCAGTTGTCTAAAAACTTAACTGTTGAGCAAAGCATCCATGAAGCCTACGTGGAAGCAATAAGGCGGGCGGAGAGGTTCATATACATTGAAAACCAATATTTCATTGGGGGATGCCATTTATGGGATAAAGATAAGCACTCTGGCTGTAGAAATTTGATTCCCGTAGAGATTGCACTTAAGGTGGCAagcaaaatcaaagcaaaGGAGAGGTTTACCGTGTATATTTTGATACCAATGTGGCCTGAAGGAGTACCTGACAGTGAACCAGTTCAGGATATATTGCACTGGACTAGAGAAACAATGTCAATAATGTACAAATTGATTGGAGAATCCATAAAGGAAAGCGGCGAGCCAGGGCACCCGAGAGACTACCTTAACTTCTTCTGTCTTGCAAACAGGGAAACACAGAGCAAAGAAGAGTTCGTTCCTCCTCATTCCCCTCAACCTTCAACACAATACTGGAATGCCCAAAAGCATAGGAGGTTCATGGTGTATGTCCACTCCAAGGTCATGATAG TGGATGATTTGTACATTCTAATAGGATCTGCAAACGTAAACCAAAGATCCATGGACGGGCGACGAGACACAGAAATTGCAATAGGATGCTACCAGCTGCCAGAAAATCCTGAAAGCAATAATTCCACAACTCCCAGAGATATCCATGCCTATCGAATGTCGCTATGGTATGAGCACACTGGACTTGCCGATGACGTATTCCTGGAGCCACAGAGCCTGGAATGTGTACAGAAGGTGCGTTCACTGGGCGACCAAATGTGGCAAATTTATGCCAATGAAGAAGAAATTGCGGACATGGAAGGAGTGCACCTAGTCACTTACCCCGTTAACGTGACGGTGGATGGTTTGACTGAAGATGTTGCCGATGGCGGTGGGAATTTTCCTGACACGAAATCCCCCGTGAAGGGAAGACGATCGAAAATGCTGCCACCCATTTTCACTACTTAG
- the LOC18596121 gene encoding PRA1 family protein F2, translating into MASYGTIPTSSSPGPATNLEYLSRAKERIKEGLGTRRPWKLMFNIRSINFPGNLSEAISRVRTNVAYFRMNYAIIVLFVLFLSLLWHPISLIVFIVMMAAWLFLYFLRDEPIVVFSRTIDDRVVLIVLGVLTIVFLLLTHATLNILVSVLIGVVIILVHATLRRTDDLYDEESAALMTGTGPSSSS; encoded by the coding sequence ATGGCATCCTACGGCACAATCCCGACCTCCTCATCGCCAGGACCCGCGACGAACCTCGAATACCTATCTCGAGCCAAGGAACGTATCAAAGAAGGCCTCGGAACTCGACGTCCATGGAAGCTCATGTTCAACATCCGCTCCATCAACTTCCCCGGGAACCTCTCCGAAGCCATTTCCAGAGTGAGAACTAACGTAGCTTACTTCCGCATGAACTACGCCATAATCGTGCTATTCGTACTTTTTCTTAGCCTTTTATGGCACCCCATCTCCCTCATAGTCTTCATAGTTATGATGGCCGCTTGGTTGTTCTTGTACTTCCTGCGCGATGAACCCATAGTTGTTTTCAGCCGTACGATCGACGATCGTGTGGTGCTGATCGTCTTGGGCGTTTTGACCATTGTGTTCTTGCTTTTGACTCATGCCACGCTTAATATTTTGGTGTCTGTTTTGATTGGTGTGGTTATCATTCTGGTCCACGCTACCCTGAGGAGAACTGATGATTTGTATGATGAAGAATCTGCTGCCTTGATGACTGGAACTGGaccttcatcttcttcataa